GGAGgccctgtatttctctctctgttcaccaGGTCCAGTTCCACTGCAGTGTTTGTGGATGTGTGTACAGTATTTTCATGcatgtggctggtgtgtgtgtgtgaaacagaaAAAGGAGTTCAGGCCTTTACTATTCACATACTCTGATTGGCTCCAGCATTGTGGTGGGGGAGTGGTCAGTCAGACCTAAACTGCAATACAGGCCTATGGGGGTGTGGTCACACCTTTTGGGGGGTGTGATGTGGCTGCCAGATTCATACTGCTGTACAGGTTTCTGGGGGTGTGGTCGGACCAGTGGTTAGGGGAGTGTTCAGACTCGTAGTAAGGGGCCTGCCGCCGCAGTGAGGGGCGTGGTGGAGCCGCAGTCATAGTCCACATCCACATTGGTGTGAGCCCCTCCTCCCCCCATCAGTCTGCCCCCTCCAGGATACGGCCTAGCCTCCACCTGTCTGTCCCGGAAACTCTGGATGtaactctgtagagagagagagagagcgagacagagacagagacagagagagagagcgagacagagacagagagagagagaaagagagagagagacacagagagacacacagagagagacacagagagacagagacagagagagacacagagagacacagagagagacacagagagagacacagagagagacacagagagacagagacagagagagacacagagagagagagacacagagagagattaaTATTGCATGTTAGATCAGTgatgagagataaagggagagagagagggagcaacagGAAAAGAGACAAACAAATGTGATGAATGCTGATAAGACACTGAGcaagaagagatgaggagaatggacagagagagagagagagagcacacttgtACACTCACAGGCGATAGGACGTCCCCGTCAAAGCGTCGTATAGGGTTGGGTTTCCTGCGATAGGCGGGCTCGGGGTGCAGGGGTTTGGGAGGGTGAGAGCTGTGGGTGGAGTCTCTCTGTTGCTTATTCTTCTTCTTCCTGCTGCGGTCCCTCCGCTCCTCCTTCTGACGGATACGCATCAGCTGGACCCGCCGCTGCTGACGACTGATTATcactgagagagatggaagacGGGGTTcagacattacacacacacactgtacacacagtcAAAGAACACACCTACACACGCAATGACACTGTGCAGCTAGCCAGCAGATGTTTTCAAACACGCAGAAGAACGACCCAACGCGCCCTTTGACAGTTGCCCTGCTCCACATGATTGTGTTCTGATTGTGTTCATCTTTTTTATTTAGACTAGACAAGCAGAGCCAGGCACCATCTGGCAGCCAGGGAGTTCACCCAGCAATAATctgcttcactctctctctctctctctctctctctcttccccttaaGCTACCTGCTCtttgtctctccccctccctctctttttctctcactcttgTTCTCCTCTTTGCTTACAttcgggcggcaggtagcctagtggttagagcgttgggccagtaaccggaaggttgctggattgaacccctgagctgacgaggTCAAAATCtggcattctgcccctgagcaaggcagttaacccactgttccccgggcgctgaagacgtggatgtaatttaaggcagcccccagcacctctctgattcagaggggttgggttaaatgaggaagacgcatttcagttgaatacattcagttggacaactgactaggtatccccctttcctttcaagcacctctctctctctctctctctctctctctctctctaataaatAGCTCTGTCACTCTCAAAAGAAAAAGTCCACAACCTTTAGCATTGACGTCAGTGTAACCTCTCCAGCACCCAGATCTCAGACTCACCCTTGGTGTGGGAGTATCCCTCTGCTGTCACCTTCCACTGTATTAGCACCCCCAGGAGCGTCAGAACAGGCCACACCCCCAGCACCACCCAGGTGATCCAGCAGACGGGTCTCCCCCTGGGCGCCGCTTTCACCCTCTCGTACAGGTACAGCACCAGGGCAAACAGCTCCACAAAGTAGTCCAGTGCCACGGTGATCACCGCCGCCCCGAACACGGCCGTGGACACGGTGGTGAAGAAGCGCTGCCATTGGAGGGTGAGAACGGCGAACAGCATGCCCAAGCCAAGCAGCACCCCCAGGGGGACCCAGACCGACCTCGGGGGGCTGTTGGACAGCTCTTCCATGCCCACCAGGGTGGCCACAGCCACCAAGAGGCCCAGGAGGAGACCCACCATGAAGAGACCCACGGAGCGAACCAGCATGGTGACCAGGCCGCAGAGGGTGCCGATGCCCAGGCCGATGCCCACAGAGGCCTCAACACTGAGCTGGGTGTCCAGGACGCGCTCCTTATAACACAACAGGAAGATGACGATGGAGCCAAACATCAGGCCCGTCAGGAACATCACCGCCTTGAAACAACGGTagcctgaggagagagagagacagggagtcttgTCTTGAGCATAGAGAACCACCAAATTGTGTTCCTTTTAATTCTGCGGCCTTGAGATGGTCTTGTTTGACCATCTCTGTCATGCGTTTACCTTGGCAGTGTACATAAACGTACCACGTCAATAGTATTATTCAATTAAATTGGATTGGGATAGCGAGAGACACATTTtttatctgagagagagaaagagagagatggggggagagagagagagagcgcgagagagagagcgagaggagatgATTACCCTATGCATAGCCCCGGAGCGGCTAAATTCTCCAGAATATTAGCCCAGTGTTGCTTGAAATAAAATCATCACTTGTGCTTCACCCTGTTTATCATAGTCTCGGAGAGGTTCTGCAGCAGCGTCAGATGAACATCACCACGGAGACTAGTGAAATAACCCGTAGCTCCTTCCTCCTTGGAAACACTATGTCCATACTACAAAGAATCTCTTTTGCTCACCGAAGAAGCAGTAGATGATGCCGAAGAGGCAACACATGGAGCACACGACGGAGGGAACCACTTTGTAGCGCCGGCCCGTCTCCTCGCAGCCGTCCAACCGCTCAGGGTTTAGGTCCTGAGGGGGCGGGGCCAGCTTAAGCCCCAGCGTTTGCAGCGCGGACGTCATGGCGACCAGGGAGTGATGTAGTGATGGAGAAAGTGAGAACGAGAGATGGAGGGATTGGGGTtttcaggagagggaggaggagggcaggGAAGATTAGGGAGCATTTCCCATCCACAAGAATCCAcctgtagaaacagagagagacagagagagagagagagacagcgagagagagagacagagacacagagagagagacagagacacagagacagagagagcgaaagagagagagaaagagaggacaacGTTAGACATGTACGCATTTACTATAGTTGTTGCAaaatacctccacacaaacacacaggtgtTAAGTAGAGCATTGATCAAGAGTTACAGAGGACAGGCTCCCTGGTGTTTGGATCAAGCATTTAAGTATGAATATCATCTCTCAACACATTGGAACAAACATCAGAGACACAGTCGTATTGCTCTACACGCACGTTCTTCTATTTGAACAGTGACTGACTCTCTCCCACACAAAGACACTGACATGTGCTTCATTAAAGCGCTCACCCAACGACCTCGTTTCCCTCATTCCCACTCTTcctcctttgttctctctctctccccgtctctctgtctctccagcctTCTGTGCGAGGAGGTTTCTGGGTCAGATGTTGGGTTACATAAGGAGCCCAGTGTGTGTTAATGAGCTAGTCTCATGATATTCATGAGCTCCATATTGTTCCCAGCATGCATCACTTCACCTCCCCAATACCTCGCTATCACTCACCCTCACCTAAacctcacccctctctcactcctcccctttctctctctcctctctctctctctctcctcaactttCTCTCTCCCATGGCAGGTTTCATTATTTCTCTCCAAGAAGGTGTGGCTCTGACAGCTATGGGGTTACTGCTAACAGGTTTCACACAATTTAACATCACAGAGGTGAAGGTGCTGCTTGGGTAGACAGTATTAGCATGTCAGCATTTACCAAGGCCTCTGCATGTGCATCAACCAGaaagccaggtgtgtgtgtgtgtgcgtttgtttcTCTATGTGGCTCAGTGCCAGTGTCAGGCCTGATCAATGGCCCAGCATGAAGCTATGTGTCTGAAGTGATGTATCATCCACCTGAAGGCAGAGTAAACACATTGATGTGAATAAACTGAAGCTGAAATAGGTCTCTGTGGGATACCGGGTCTAGTGAAACATCATGGATCCCTGGCTGACTCTACAGTGTCAACTTGGATTTATGAAACCCTCCCTGAGGTATGGATTAAAAATAGAATTGGGTTGGAGGCCTTCTCTTTTGCACTACGCCAACATGTACTGCGCTAAAACTGGATTGGACAGGACTCTACGTATGCAGTAGGTGTGTAGACGACATGATTAGCTATTGCGTTATTACATTAAGAAACATGTCTAGTTAGGGTCGCTAGTTTAGATGGAAGTGGACAAGGAGAATAGGATCTCGCTGTCTCCTTCTGACGCTGACTAAATCCTTCCAACCCCATAAGTCACATCTAGCTGCTCTCCTCTCATCCAGACATGTTATAATAATCATCATCTTTCCGTGCGGATTACACCATCTCAGCTGAACACCCGAGAGCGGGATGGAGCGCCACTAAGCTGTTCTAGCAGCAGATCCAGGGTTAGAATAGAGAGTTTCTATGTTCACAAGAGATCATCTGTTGAAAAACACAGTTCAGTGGAAAACAGCTTGGCATTCTTCCACAGTAACACATTCCCACTTCCTGTCTATTGTCATGACGACAGGAGGATGTTTGGATTCCCGAGCATGTCCTTGTCCAAGTTGCTTGTCTGACCAATGGGATAGCTGCCTAAACCACCATAGCAACAGTCAGAGAGCCAATCAGTGCCAGTCTGGCTGTTCCTCTCTGTTGGCTAGTATCTCTCCGTCCTCTCCTGTCTACTTGTTCACAGCCCTCCAGCTCTCTCCGTTTGACAAGTCTCCGCTCATGTCAGATGTAAAACAATGACTCAAGATACAGAACACAACACATAGTGGCCTAGCTGGATTCTTTTGCCTCACACTCATCCAGTTGTGACAAAAGACTAGAGTGCGTCCGTCAACGTCGTGGAGTTGGTGTGCGAGAGTAGCGAGCGTCCATTCACATACACTGCGTAGCGTAGCTCACGAACGTGAGGAGAGTTGTAGCTCGTAAACCCGAGCCGTTTATAAAATAACTAGATACGTCTCGTTCTTTCCACATAGCAGTATTCTCTCTTGAAATCCGAGTTCCCCAAGTTATCCAGACGTAGCCTGCCTAAACTATATGCCAAGCTATGGTCGAAATCGACAGGTAGGCTGCAATTGTTTCACTGATATTGATAAACCTTAGCTTTCAGCCCGATACATTTTAAACAACATATTTAGTCTACTTAGCACAGGGAAGATCATAACAATTCCTCTTGAATTATTTTTCTACAAACGACCCTTTCCATCTTTAGACCACATTTGATTCATTCGAAACCAAGGCACATGGACTTTTGCTTGAACTTTATTAATCAAATCGGCTGCAAGCTGATGCCAAAACTAGAGGCTGGTGTGAAAGTGTGGAATAGTGTTAGATCCTAAATTTAGTCCCAGCCATTTAAACTCCATATGGAGTGTCTATACACTGGTGATTACCTGGACAGGGTGGAAACTGCAAACAAACTCATTGAATGGCTTTCCACATCATATCTTTTTTAGAACAGAATCAAATCGAGTAACTGgcgtttttcctggtcaggtcacaggTTCAGGGCAAACTCAGGATCTAAGAATATCATATGATAGAGGGCAATGTGGTGTGGATAAAACTATGgtatttatatactgtaggtgctGTGAAGTGTAGCAGCCTATCCTGTGAGATGGGTGGAGTCTGTCCACTGCCCAGCAGCATCATGTTCTAGTCTAGCAGACATTCagctggcctgtgtgtgtgtgtgtgtgtgtactgtcgaTGACTTCCCCTCAGCCAGTGGGGCAACCAGAGCAGACAGCTGTACTTGCTGACATCATCTCATCTGACAGATGCTCAAATCTACTCAGCCATATGTTAACAGACAGCATTAATATAGCTGCTGTGAACCCCCCTTATGTGGTGTCTGCTGGTGTGGACAAATTAGAGACTTCACTGAATGGACTGTGGGCTTTACAGGTCAACCTTGTCATAGGAAAAGGACATAAGCATATGTGGAAAAAAGGCACGTTGACAACATTATACAGTACCTGCCTCCCACTTCTACTCACGAATGTTCAAAAGGCACAATATGAATACATTTTGATACATTTGTTACCCCTATTCCACTATTTTCTGACACATTTttcatcatgaatcttgttctggaggcagctctgcagagtggtcaatagtaggcacagccacaaagttatgaaatctgattttaaacccaaccctaaccacactgctaaccctcatcttaaattaagaccaaaaagctcattttAGTTTTCAGAAAGTGTATTgaactgaattgagagagagagagagcaggtatacacacacacacacacacacacacacacacacacacctctccttctGGTCAaacctgctccctctctctctctcaattcagttcaattcaatgggctttattggcatggaaagcCAGTATAAGGGGTTGTGCTCAGGCTATAATCACCTCTAGACTGAGggtttgtgctctctctctctctactcattccagggttttactttatttttactattttctaaattgtagaataatagtgaagacaccaaaactatgaaataacacatgtggaataatgtagcaaccaaaaaaagtgttaaacaaatcaaaacacattttagatttcagattctagccaccctttgcctcgatgacagctttgcacactcttggcattctctcaaccagcttcgtgaggtagtcaccaggaatttatttcaattaacaggtgtgccttttttgaaagttaatttgtggaatttctttccttcttaatgtgtttgagccaatcagttgtgttgtgacaaagtaggggtggaCTACAGAAGATAGGTATTCCGACGCAAAAACCAGATatacagtcacaaaaaccatcaagcgctgcgATGAAaccggctctcatgaggaccgccacagggaaggaagacccagtgatacctctgctgcagaggatacgttcattagagttactggCCGGAGaagttgcagcccaaataaatgattcaaggttcaagtagcagacacatctcaacatcaactgttcagaggagacagcgtgaattaggccttcatggtcaaattgctgtaaaggacaccacttctaaaggacaccaataagaagaagagacttgcttgggcaaagaaacatgagcaatggacattagacattagaccagtggaaatctgtcctttggtctgatgagtccaaatgtagatttttggttccaaccaccgtgtttTTGTGAgtcgcagagtaggtgaatggatgatctccgcatgtgtagttcccaccgtgaagcatggaggaggaggtgtgatggtgctttgctggtgacactgttcgTGATTCATTTAgacttcaaggcacacttaaccagcatagacacagcattctgcagcgatacaccatcccatctggtttgtgcttagtgggactatcatttgtttttcaacagcacaatgaccaggctgtgtaagggctatttgaccaagaaggagagtgatggagtgctgtatcaaacgacctggcctccacaatcacccgacctcaacccaatgagatggtttgggatgagttggaccgcagagtgaaggaaaagcagccaacaagtgctcagcatatgtgggaactccttcaagatcgttggaaaagcattccaggtgaagctggttgacagaatgccaagagtgtacaaagttgtcatcaaggcaaatggtggctactttgaacaatctaaaaatatatttatttgtttaacacttttttagttactacatgatcccatatgtgttatttcatagttttgatgtcctcactatttttctgcaatgtagaaaatagtaaaaataatgaaaaacccttgaatgagtaggtgtccaaacttttgactggtactgtatatatatatatatatatatatatatatatatatatatatatatatatactgtatatataaataaatatgtatgtgtgtgtgtgtctgtacagagGGATGACAGTGAAAGGGGTGGTATCTCTCAGTATAATAGCACTGCCATTTCGGATTGATTCTAGTGTTGTGGGGAAAAGAGGGCAAAGAGAGGGGCTAGGAGGGACAGGAAGCCATGGCTTTAGTCAGCCCCAGATCATCTTGCTGAGTGCCTCAGCTCTTAGCAACATGGAGATGCATATGTTTGACTGTATGTGCGTGTGTCTGCAACGCTCATAAGCCTCATTCACAAACAGGACCAATCTCTATAGTACTCTCAGAGAGTTGCTCTTagctgcttctacacctgcattgcttgctgtttggggttttaggctgggtttctgtacatcgGCTGAAGTAAaaaggggctttataaatacatttgattgattgactgatgtgTGGCACCACAGTGTAGTGACTGACTGTATGTTTAGGATGGAAATGTCAGTGCTTCTGTATAAATGTCATCAAAGCCTTCAAAAAGAGGGCTGACTAACAATGGGGGTGAGAATTCTAACAAAGTATTCCGTCAGTCATTTAGATACAACAATGATCAGTGCTGAATGGTGTATGTGGGTGACTGTATTTCTGCGTCTGTGCCACAGTGGTCGTGACTGACGCCTAGCCAAAGCGTGTACCAAATAAGTAGCCCAGTGAATGACTGGAGatacgctgacacacacacagtccggaTCCCCCCCCACACTGCCCACTCaagcctcctcctcttcctgcaaAGCTGTTGTCGTGCTACAGCCTGGCAGTGCAGTCTGGAGGTGATGTGCTGACTGGTGACTAGCCACAACCCACCATACAGGAACTGGACTCGCTCCAGTCTCCCCACACACAACCAGCAGGACAtcggctgcatcccaaatggcactctattcccaatatactgcactacttttgacctgaacccagtgcactaaatagagaatagagtgccatttagtACGCAGACATAATATAATACTCATCCTCCTACGGCTCCACAGACACCTTTTGGTATATGTTTAAGGACAGTATGTAccttggtgtgggggggggggggggggttgtgtgttggagggagagggatgtgtgtgtgtgtgtgtgtggctgcctcCATTACTCCATTAGCAGATTGCACTAACCCATTTAGTCATCTCAGTGTTCTTGTCAATACAAACGTGTCACTACAGatgacagtctctctctttctcacaatTACACAGTGTCGTGAGAAGAACACCAGTGGACATGTCACCGTGTATGATCATCCCACTGTGGTGAGTGGGCAACAGCAATAGCTGTGACACGTGTGATACCCAGCACAGGCTTGGCTTCCAATGCCAACCATATTTAACTTTTTATTTAAACTAGGCGAGTCAGTAAAGAAcacattgttatttacaatgatggcctaaccccccggccaaacccagacgacgctgggccaattgtgcgcagccctgtgggactcccaaccacagccggatgtgacacagcctggattcgaaccgggggctgttgcactgagatgcagtgtcttagggAGCCATATAGCATAACTCTCATATGTACGACCCCACATACACTCTACGTCCCTTTGTAGCATTCCCCAAGAACATGGGGTGAGAGCAGGAAGTGAATGACATGAATGAGACCTGAGACTACAcagaagaaagaaaagaaagggtGAATAAGAGTGAAAAAGGAGaacaagaaaaagaaagaaaaaaagaaagatagAAGGCCAGATCTAACTAATGGGCTCCCCATTCCCCAGTGTTAGCTTACATAACCACTTCATAATGCATTACTCACTGTGTTACTGCTGCTGTGGGCTTTAGTCTGTCGCTGCTACTAAATGTCTTTTATATAGACTTCATCAGATGTTTTCTCACTGTGTTAC
This genomic interval from Oncorhynchus clarkii lewisi isolate Uvic-CL-2024 chromosome 18, UVic_Ocla_1.0, whole genome shotgun sequence contains the following:
- the LOC139373212 gene encoding transmembrane protein 198-like, with protein sequence MTSALQTLGLKLAPPPQDLNPERLDGCEETGRRYKVVPSVVCSMCCLFGIIYCFFGYRCFKAVMFLTGLMFGSIVIFLLCYKERVLDTQLSVEASVGIGLGIGTLCGLVTMLVRSVGLFMVGLLLGLLVAVATLVGMEELSNSPPRSVWVPLGVLLGLGMLFAVLTLQWQRFFTTVSTAVFGAAVITVALDYFVELFALVLYLYERVKAAPRGRPVCWITWVVLGVWPVLTLLGVLIQWKVTAEGYSHTKVIISRQQRRVQLMRIRQKEERRDRSRKKKNKQQRDSTHSSHPPKPLHPEPAYRRKPNPIRRFDGDVLSPSYIQSFRDRQVEARPYPGGGRLMGGGGAHTNVDVDYDCGSTTPLTAAAGPLLRV